In a single window of the Christensenella timonensis genome:
- a CDS encoding DNA-methyltransferase, with protein sequence MRIEMDKIYCGDSLQVLQTLPENAVDCCVTSPPYYALRDYGADGQIGREATPEEYVSRITAVFHEVKRVLTPEGTCWLNIADTYCGTGSKADHQDPKYPKGRNGQQVAFNHRAPGCKPKDLIGIPWLVALALRGDGWYLRSSIIWHKTNPMPESTRDRPTRCYEYVFLLTKSKKYYYDWQAVAEPIAPTTAGRLKSGVSKGNKYNVTVPGQNQPQKITRPREKGAYADELISPVRSRRNVWQINNVGYHGGHFAAFPPKLAETCILAGCPIGGIVLDPFFGSGTTGMVAKRLNRRYIGIELNPDYCELAKQRIGGDED encoded by the coding sequence ATGAGGATAGAAATGGACAAAATCTATTGCGGCGACAGCTTGCAGGTGCTTCAAACCTTGCCGGAAAATGCAGTTGATTGTTGCGTAACGTCCCCACCCTACTATGCCTTGCGGGACTACGGCGCAGACGGGCAGATCGGACGGGAAGCAACGCCGGAGGAATATGTTTCCCGTATTACGGCGGTATTCCATGAGGTAAAGCGGGTGCTTACGCCGGAGGGTACTTGTTGGCTGAATATCGCGGACACTTATTGCGGCACAGGCAGCAAAGCCGACCACCAAGACCCCAAATACCCCAAAGGCAGGAACGGGCAGCAAGTGGCGTTTAACCACCGCGCCCCCGGCTGCAAGCCCAAAGATTTAATTGGTATTCCGTGGCTTGTAGCCCTCGCCTTGCGGGGCGACGGTTGGTATTTGCGCAGTTCTATCATTTGGCACAAAACAAACCCCATGCCGGAAAGCACGCGGGACAGGCCGACCCGCTGCTATGAATATGTGTTTCTGCTTACCAAGTCAAAGAAGTATTATTACGATTGGCAAGCAGTAGCCGAGCCGATAGCCCCCACAACGGCGGGGCGGCTGAAAAGCGGAGTTAGCAAAGGAAATAAGTATAACGTTACTGTTCCGGGGCAAAACCAACCGCAGAAAATCACCCGCCCCCGCGAAAAGGGCGCATACGCCGACGAGTTGATTTCTCCCGTCCGCAGCCGCCGCAACGTTTGGCAGATTAACAATGTCGGCTATCATGGCGGGCATTTCGCAGCGTTCCCGCCGAAACTTGCGGAAACGTGCATTTTGGCGGGCTGTCCCATCGGCGGGATTGTCCTTGACCCCTTTTTCGGCAGCGGCACGACGGGCATGGTAGCAAAACGGCTTAACCGCCGCTATATCGGCATTGAGTTAAACCCCGACTATTGCGAACTTGCAAAACAGCGGATTGGAGGTGATGAAGATTGA
- a CDS encoding DUF4315 family protein, producing the protein MANTKLDRIERDIEKTRAKILEQQKKLKDLEAQKVEEENAQIVQMVKAVHLDGTQLAAFLSAYASGEITLPQPEATYPAEQEDNDNEE; encoded by the coding sequence ATGGCGAACACGAAACTTGACCGTATCGAAAGGGATATTGAGAAAACGAGGGCAAAAATCCTTGAACAGCAAAAGAAGCTGAAAGACCTTGAAGCGCAGAAAGTCGAGGAAGAAAACGCGCAGATCGTGCAAATGGTAAAGGCGGTACACCTTGACGGGACGCAGCTTGCCGCGTTCCTCTCCGCTTACGCCAGCGGCGAAATCACCTTGCCGCAGCCGGAAGCCACTTACCCCGCCGAACAGGAGGACAACGACAATGAAGAATAA
- a CDS encoding YodL domain-containing protein, giving the protein MPYSSYDHDKLEAAETMRIERRIYFEAKDREIAPYASLPIAQLLSMRSESAAAEQAIFDDLKERAAAWEEQAGRTLLLDKTLEYVRTPHVQHTANEWQTTEHNRHIRSNRVYQMNYYIYENTRYDKEAQKSIPYSWTLTWSVRTNSPSRTQAKIAGQDRKVFTDKAAMEKYLNGRIKAYDRLFTEISPPIPQEYADYFKVNGMLMPDYTIEGEEPPQQQQAAAIPENTGQEKEREHMSEQFSIMIGNRSRFDAGDPGGYWLDMPATKEQLHEAMRNVGITADNPQDFSIRGYSDDPEKHIALPYEMVCAADVDELNFLAARLEQLDPAEVGKLNAALQQKNGLANIGQVIDFTYNVDFYVHIPEVHNYHDLGDYYLNQSGMVQMPEEWKGGIDLSTFGRNAAAQEKGAFTEYGYIVESGDEWERQFEGREVPEEYRIMSYPQPERGEQDKAYMDAAETQQADAQAAEPQQPRPVVPIILTSEKPAEKVKEITARLEQGVQAFFDSDRYKEFLTAMSKFHDYSLNNTILIAMQGGNLVMGFRQWEKEFDRHVKKGEKGIKIFAPAPYKVKKLVDKIDPETRKPMLDREGKVVKEEKEITVPAFKVITVFDISQTEGKEFPDLSVKPLLADVEQYEDFFAALEKASPVPIAFEQITNGANGYFSLTDKRIAIKEGVSELQAVKTAIHEIAHAKLHDVDLNAPPEQQNRVDRHTCEVEAESVAYTVCQHFGLDTSDYSFGYVAGWSSGKEMTELKASLETIQTTAKELITEIEGHFTELQQQRQAEQEQGDTFSIYQLKRGDETRDLRFEPYDRLQAAGLTIDRVNYELVYTAPLTKDMTLGDIWERFNIDHPADFKGHSLSVSDIVVLHQNDEDTAHYVDSIGFQQVPEFLQEQQTPVFDKLPPEQQQALSDTVQDTLQMLVDADKRIYGDVTGKTLEAIAAQGYSYKDGQLEKQQPEATPDSLLTGETVRTPRGNFHITDMSREQIEAAGFGFHHASEDGKYLIMGNGTQAYAIAAEQPQRDNPLKHVEDTIEQNDNNFDGLINNTPQTPTVADFEQRAKAGEAISVTDLAKAVKAEKREQPQKKPSILKKLDEYKKQAAQQPKDKQKEHKKDLEV; this is encoded by the coding sequence ATGCCGTATTCCTCATACGACCATGACAAATTAGAAGCCGCCGAAACCATGCGGATAGAACGCCGGATATATTTTGAAGCAAAGGACAGGGAGATTGCCCCTTATGCTTCCTTGCCGATTGCGCAGCTACTTTCCATGCGCAGCGAAAGCGCGGCGGCAGAACAGGCGATTTTTGACGACCTTAAAGAACGCGCCGCCGCATGGGAAGAACAGGCGGGAAGAACGCTTTTGCTGGATAAAACACTTGAATATGTGAGAACGCCGCACGTCCAGCACACCGCTAACGAGTGGCAGACCACCGAGCATAACCGCCATATTCGCAGCAACCGGGTATATCAGATGAATTACTACATTTACGAGAATACCCGCTACGACAAAGAAGCGCAGAAATCTATCCCGTATTCATGGACGCTTACATGGAGCGTGCGCACCAACAGCCCAAGCAGAACCCAAGCGAAGATTGCCGGACAAGATAGAAAGGTTTTCACCGACAAGGCAGCTATGGAAAAGTATCTGAATGGGCGTATCAAAGCGTATGACCGCTTGTTTACGGAAATCTCCCCGCCTATCCCGCAGGAGTACGCCGACTATTTCAAAGTAAACGGTATGCTCATGCCGGACTACACCATAGAGGGCGAAGAACCCCCGCAGCAGCAACAGGCGGCAGCTATCCCCGAAAATACCGGGCAGGAAAAGGAGCGTGAACACATGAGCGAACAGTTTTCTATTATGATAGGCAACCGCAGCCGCTTTGACGCGGGCGACCCCGGCGGCTATTGGTTGGATATGCCCGCCACAAAGGAGCAGTTGCACGAAGCTATGCGGAACGTCGGCATTACCGCCGACAACCCGCAGGATTTTTCCATTCGCGGCTATTCCGACGACCCGGAGAAACATATTGCCTTGCCTTATGAAATGGTATGCGCCGCCGACGTGGACGAACTCAATTTTCTTGCGGCGCGGCTCGAACAGCTTGACCCCGCCGAGGTTGGCAAGCTGAACGCAGCTTTGCAGCAGAAAAACGGGCTTGCAAATATTGGACAGGTAATTGACTTCACCTACAACGTGGATTTTTACGTCCATATCCCCGAAGTACATAACTACCACGATTTGGGCGACTATTACTTAAATCAATCCGGCATGGTACAAATGCCCGAAGAATGGAAAGGCGGCATTGACCTTTCTACTTTTGGCAGGAACGCTGCCGCGCAGGAAAAAGGCGCGTTTACCGAGTACGGCTATATCGTGGAAAGCGGCGACGAGTGGGAACGGCAGTTTGAGGGGCGCGAAGTGCCGGAAGAATACCGCATTATGAGTTACCCGCAGCCGGAGCGCGGCGAACAGGACAAAGCCTATATGGACGCAGCCGAAACGCAGCAAGCAGACGCACAGGCCGCAGAGCCGCAGCAGCCCCGCCCCGTCGTCCCCATTATCCTTACTTCCGAAAAGCCCGCCGAAAAGGTAAAGGAGATCACCGCGCGTTTGGAACAGGGCGTACAGGCGTTTTTTGACAGCGACCGCTACAAAGAGTTTCTAACCGCTATGTCAAAGTTCCATGATTATAGTTTGAATAACACTATCCTAATTGCTATGCAGGGCGGCAATTTGGTAATGGGCTTCCGTCAATGGGAAAAGGAGTTTGACCGCCATGTAAAGAAAGGCGAGAAAGGCATTAAAATCTTTGCCCCCGCGCCCTACAAGGTGAAAAAGCTGGTTGATAAAATCGACCCCGAAACGAGAAAGCCCATGCTTGACCGCGAGGGAAAAGTGGTAAAGGAAGAAAAGGAAATCACCGTCCCCGCCTTTAAGGTTATAACCGTCTTTGATATTTCGCAGACCGAGGGCAAGGAGTTTCCCGACCTTTCCGTTAAACCGCTGCTTGCCGATGTGGAGCAGTACGAGGATTTTTTCGCCGCCCTTGAAAAAGCGTCCCCCGTCCCGATTGCATTTGAGCAGATCACAAACGGCGCAAATGGGTATTTCAGTTTGACCGACAAGCGTATTGCAATCAAAGAGGGCGTGAGTGAATTACAGGCGGTAAAGACCGCCATTCACGAAATCGCCCATGCGAAGCTGCACGACGTAGACTTAAACGCCCCGCCGGAGCAGCAAAACCGCGTTGACCGCCATACCTGCGAGGTAGAAGCGGAAAGCGTCGCTTATACGGTTTGCCAGCATTTCGGCCTTGATACTTCCGATTACTCTTTCGGCTATGTGGCTGGTTGGAGCAGCGGCAAGGAAATGACCGAGTTAAAAGCGTCCCTTGAAACAATACAGACCACCGCAAAGGAACTCATTACCGAGATTGAGGGGCATTTTACCGAGTTGCAGCAGCAGCGGCAAGCCGAGCAGGAGCAGGGCGATACCTTTTCCATTTATCAGTTAAAGCGCGGGGACGAAACAAGGGACTTGCGCTTTGAGCCTTATGACCGTCTGCAAGCGGCTGGACTTACCATTGACCGGGTAAATTATGAACTCGTCTATACTGCACCGCTTACAAAGGATATGACGCTGGGCGACATTTGGGAAAGGTTTAATATCGACCACCCCGCCGACTTTAAGGGGCATAGCCTTTCCGTTTCCGACATTGTTGTGCTTCATCAGAACGACGAGGACACCGCCCACTATGTAGACAGTATCGGTTTTCAGCAAGTGCCGGAGTTTTTGCAGGAGCAGCAGACCCCCGTATTTGACAAGCTGCCGCCCGAACAGCAGCAAGCCTTGTCCGACACCGTACAAGACACTTTGCAAATGCTGGTTGACGCAGACAAGCGGATTTATGGCGACGTTACGGGCAAGACCCTTGAAGCAATCGCGGCGCAAGGATATTCCTACAAGGACGGGCAGCTTGAAAAGCAGCAGCCGGAAGCGACCCCCGACAGCCTTTTGACGGGTGAAACCGTTAGAACGCCGAGGGGCAATTTTCATATTACCGATATGAGCCGTGAACAGATCGAAGCGGCGGGATTTGGTTTTCACCATGCGTCGGAGGACGGGAAGTATCTCATTATGGGGAATGGCACACAGGCTTATGCCATAGCCGCCGAGCAGCCGCAGCGGGATAATCCCTTAAAGCACGTCGAGGACACCATAGAGCAGAACGACAACAATTTTGACGGGCTTATCAACAATACGCCGCAAACGCCCACCGTTGCAGATTTTGAGCAGCGGGCAAAGGCGGGGGAAGCGATTTCCGTTACCGACCTTGCAAAAGCGGTAAAAGCCGAGAAACGGGAACAGCCGCAGAAAAAACCGTCCATTTTGAAGAAGCTGGACGAATACAAGAAACAGGCGGCGCAGCAGCCGAAAGATAAACAGAAAGAGCATAAAAAGGATTTGGAGGTTTGA
- a CDS encoding transposon-transfer assisting family protein, translating into MNTRFTIEEENIVAIYAEDSRETTLENILAAMPYMDEDMRQLAAAAVNKLQAMTDSEFSEREFILTDEE; encoded by the coding sequence ATGAATACCCGCTTTACCATTGAGGAAGAAAACATTGTTGCGATCTACGCCGAGGACAGCCGGGAAACAACGCTTGAAAATATCCTTGCCGCCATGCCCTACATGGACGAGGATATGCGCCAGCTTGCCGCCGCAGCGGTGAACAAGCTGCAAGCCATGACGGACAGCGAGTTTTCCGAAAGGGAGTTTATCTTGACCGACGAGGAATAG
- a CDS encoding DUF4366 domain-containing protein, with protein MKNKKIIRKFTVLLAALVIMCGFSVTAYAGGGDESDDTPTPVTEETPAPETEPEETTGGYEPQPLTPDGNMSLVDDITGEASGDKQFITVVTKSGNYFYIIIDRAEDGENTVHFLNQVDEADLTALMEDGQTEAPVCSCTDKCVAGSVNTACPVCSVNMSECAGVEAEPEPEETEQPPEEEKGGGMGILLVVLLVAAAGGGAFYYFKILKPKKDAAKGSSSLDDLDFDEDDEETEVVETEQTEQEDDNL; from the coding sequence ATGAAGAATAAAAAGATAATCCGAAAGTTTACCGTATTGCTTGCCGCACTGGTTATCATGTGCGGCTTTTCTGTTACCGCTTATGCGGGCGGTGGCGATGAAAGCGACGACACGCCTACCCCCGTAACCGAGGAAACCCCCGCGCCGGAAACCGAGCCGGAAGAAACGACGGGCGGCTATGAGCCGCAGCCCCTTACCCCGGACGGGAATATGTCCCTTGTGGACGATATAACGGGTGAAGCGTCCGGCGACAAGCAGTTTATCACCGTCGTTACCAAAAGTGGCAACTATTTTTACATCATCATTGACCGCGCCGAGGACGGGGAAAATACCGTCCATTTCCTTAACCAAGTGGACGAAGCGGATTTAACCGCCCTTATGGAGGACGGGCAGACCGAAGCCCCCGTTTGTAGCTGCACCGATAAATGCGTTGCCGGAAGCGTCAACACCGCTTGCCCGGTTTGCAGCGTCAACATGAGCGAGTGCGCGGGTGTGGAAGCCGAGCCGGAGCCGGAAGAAACCGAGCAGCCGCCGGAAGAAGAAAAAGGCGGCGGCATGGGTATTCTGCTTGTCGTGCTGCTTGTTGCCGCAGCGGGCGGCGGCGCGTTCTACTACTTTAAGATTTTGAAGCCCAAAAAGGACGCGGCGAAAGGCAGCAGCAGCCTTGACGACCTTGATTTTGACGAGGACGACGAGGAAACGGAAGTAGTCGAAACCGAACAGACCGAGCAGGAGGACGATAATCTATGA
- a CDS encoding phosphoadenosine phosphosulfate reductase domain-containing protein, which produces MNIVSFGGGTNSAALLIGLYKHKIPIDLITFADTGAEHPHTYQFIEIINQWLAEHGMPQITVVQYVDRYGNRLSLETECLRSHTLPSIAYGHKRCSQKHKIAPQEKFCNHYAPCREVWQRGEKVNRYIGYDAGEVKRYEHSRKYNEADKKYHNRYPLIEEWGWNRDDCIREIKAAGLPQPGKSSCFFCPSMKKQEILYLKEHYPDLFNRAATLEENAMPYLKTVKGLGRSYSWKEQFGKE; this is translated from the coding sequence ATGAATATTGTATCTTTTGGCGGCGGCACGAATAGTGCCGCCTTACTTATTGGCCTATACAAGCACAAAATCCCGATTGACCTTATCACCTTTGCCGATACGGGCGCGGAACACCCGCATACCTATCAATTTATCGAGATAATCAATCAATGGCTTGCGGAACACGGTATGCCGCAGATTACCGTTGTGCAGTATGTTGACCGCTACGGCAACCGCCTATCTCTTGAAACCGAGTGCTTGCGCTCTCATACGCTCCCGTCGATTGCCTACGGGCATAAGCGTTGTTCGCAGAAACACAAAATCGCACCGCAGGAAAAGTTTTGCAACCACTATGCGCCTTGCCGCGAAGTATGGCAGCGCGGCGAGAAAGTCAACCGCTATATCGGCTATGACGCGGGAGAAGTGAAACGGTATGAACATTCCCGCAAGTACAACGAAGCCGACAAAAAATATCATAACCGCTACCCCCTCATTGAAGAATGGGGCTGGAACAGGGACGATTGTATCCGGGAAATCAAAGCGGCAGGATTGCCGCAGCCGGGTAAATCGTCCTGTTTCTTTTGTCCGAGCATGAAGAAACAAGAGATTTTATATCTCAAAGAACACTATCCCGATCTATTTAACCGGGCGGCGACTTTGGAAGAAAACGCTATGCCCTATCTTAAAACCGTTAAGGGATTGGGGCGCAGCTATTCATGGAAAGAACAGTTTGGAAAGGAGTAA
- a CDS encoding type IA DNA topoisomerase: MKLVIAEKPSVGAAIAAVMGANEKRSGYFEGGGYLVSWCIGHLISLADAATYNEQFRKWKYDDLPIVPQEWQFIVASGKEQQFSILKDLMHRSDVTEIINACDSGREGELIFRFVYEQANCKKPFSRLWISSMEASAIREGFSNLKDGRGYDNLYQSALCRAKADWLIGINATRLFSILYHKTLNVGRVQTPTLAMLVNRDYAISSFKKEKYHVVRLDVGGVAALSERQDDEAAARQMKAACEKSQAVCTSLKKEKKTAAPPKLFDLTALQREANRLYGFTAKQTLDYAQALYEKRLLTYPRTDSKYITSDMEGSTKELITGLCAALPFMQGVKLQADLARICDNSKVTDHHAILPTAEFVKTGFSSLAESEKKLMTLVCAKLLCAVAAPYEYEAVTAVFTCGGYTFTAKGRTTLCEGWREIERLSRAASGEQDEDAEPEAVLPPLAEGQTFDNPAAEISERYTQPPKAFTEDTLLSAMESAGKEDTPEDAERKGLGTTATRAGIIEKLISAGFAERKGKKLIPTKDGYNLVAILPDSLTSPQLTAEWETRLTGIAKGSDSPADFMRGIEEMTAGLVKTYSAISEDKAKLFTPQREAIGTCPRCGAAVYEGKKNFYCSDRACSFVMWKNDRFFEQRKKAFTKAIAAALLKDGKVKIKGMYSTKTGKTFDGVVLLADTGGKYVNFRVEQNRK, from the coding sequence ATGAAACTTGTAATTGCAGAAAAACCGAGCGTCGGGGCGGCGATTGCCGCCGTTATGGGCGCGAATGAAAAGCGCAGCGGATATTTTGAGGGCGGCGGCTACCTTGTGTCGTGGTGTATCGGGCATTTGATTAGCCTTGCAGACGCGGCGACCTACAATGAACAATTCCGTAAATGGAAGTACGACGATCTTCCCATTGTCCCGCAGGAGTGGCAGTTTATTGTTGCCAGCGGCAAGGAGCAGCAGTTTTCCATTCTCAAAGACCTTATGCACCGCAGCGACGTTACCGAGATTATCAATGCTTGCGACAGCGGGCGCGAGGGGGAACTCATTTTCCGCTTTGTCTATGAACAGGCGAATTGCAAAAAGCCCTTTTCCCGCCTTTGGATTAGCAGCATGGAAGCAAGTGCAATCCGCGAGGGCTTTTCAAATCTCAAAGACGGGCGCGGCTATGACAACCTCTATCAATCCGCGCTTTGCAGAGCAAAGGCCGATTGGCTCATTGGCATTAACGCGACCCGCCTTTTCTCTATCCTCTACCATAAAACATTGAATGTCGGCAGAGTGCAAACGCCCACCCTTGCTATGCTGGTAAACCGCGACTATGCAATCAGCAGCTTTAAGAAAGAGAAATATCATGTCGTCCGGCTGGACGTTGGCGGCGTTGCCGCCCTTTCCGAAAGGCAGGACGACGAAGCGGCGGCGCGGCAGATGAAAGCGGCTTGCGAGAAATCGCAGGCCGTTTGTACTTCCCTTAAAAAAGAGAAAAAGACCGCAGCCCCGCCGAAACTGTTTGACCTCACCGCCTTGCAGCGGGAAGCAAACCGTTTGTATGGGTTTACGGCGAAACAGACCCTTGACTATGCGCAAGCCCTTTATGAAAAACGGCTTTTGACCTATCCCCGCACCGACAGCAAATATATCACTTCCGATATGGAGGGCAGCACAAAGGAACTTATCACCGGCCTTTGCGCTGCTCTCCCCTTTATGCAGGGCGTGAAGCTGCAAGCCGACCTTGCGAGGATTTGCGACAACAGCAAAGTAACCGACCATCACGCCATTTTGCCGACAGCGGAGTTTGTGAAAACGGGCTTTTCTTCCCTTGCCGAAAGTGAGAAAAAGCTAATGACCCTTGTGTGCGCAAAACTGCTTTGCGCCGTTGCCGCGCCCTATGAGTATGAAGCGGTTACGGCGGTTTTCACTTGCGGCGGCTATACCTTTACCGCAAAGGGCAGGACGACGCTTTGCGAGGGTTGGCGCGAGATTGAAAGACTATCCCGCGCCGCGTCCGGGGAACAGGACGAGGACGCAGAGCCGGAAGCGGTTTTACCCCCGCTTGCCGAGGGGCAGACCTTTGACAATCCGGCAGCGGAGATCTCCGAACGTTACACGCAGCCCCCAAAGGCATTTACCGAAGATACGTTACTTTCGGCTATGGAGAGTGCGGGAAAGGAGGACACGCCGGAGGACGCGGAGCGCAAAGGGTTAGGCACCACCGCGACGCGGGCGGGTATCATTGAAAAACTCATTAGCGCGGGCTTTGCCGAGCGCAAGGGCAAAAAGCTAATCCCCACAAAGGACGGGTATAACCTTGTCGCTATTCTGCCCGACAGCCTTACGTCCCCGCAGCTTACGGCAGAATGGGAAACGCGCCTTACCGGGATTGCAAAGGGCAGCGACAGCCCCGCCGACTTCATGCGCGGGATTGAGGAAATGACAGCGGGGCTTGTCAAGACCTATTCCGCGATTTCCGAGGATAAAGCGAAGCTGTTTACCCCGCAGCGGGAAGCAATCGGCACTTGCCCCCGTTGCGGCGCGGCGGTTTACGAGGGCAAGAAAAACTTTTACTGCTCCGACAGGGCTTGCAGCTTTGTGATGTGGAAGAATGACCGCTTTTTTGAGCAGCGCAAAAAGGCTTTCACAAAGGCGATTGCCGCCGCCCTTTTGAAAGACGGAAAGGTAAAAATCAAAGGTATGTACTCGACCAAGACGGGAAAGACCTTTGACGGAGTTGTGCTGCTTGCCGACACAGGCGGCAAGTATGTAAACTTCCGCGTCGAGCAGAACCGAAAATGA
- a CDS encoding cysteine-rich VLP domain-containing protein has product MIRLDEKQYRAVKKMTRAACANNDCGNCLLLDDGETCVCVQSISYSLLCRYFREAVLPADRQLCEQITRSGETDLKRCAVCGSTFAAGSNRAKYCPDCAAKIRRRQKAQSERNRRLRIKTTT; this is encoded by the coding sequence ATGATAAGGCTTGATGAAAAGCAATACCGCGCCGTAAAGAAAATGACCCGCGCCGCTTGTGCAAACAACGATTGCGGGAATTGTCTGCTGCTGGACGACGGGGAAACTTGCGTTTGTGTGCAGAGTATCAGCTATTCGCTGCTATGCCGCTATTTCCGCGAAGCGGTATTACCCGCCGACAGGCAGCTTTGCGAACAGATCACCCGCAGCGGGGAAACCGATTTGAAGCGTTGCGCGGTATGCGGCAGCACGTTTGCGGCGGGCAGCAACCGGGCGAAATACTGCCCCGATTGCGCGGCAAAGATACGCCGCAGACAGAAAGCCCAAAGCGAGAGAAACAGGCGTTTACGGATAAAAACAACTACATAG
- a CDS encoding C40 family peptidase: MSKELKAPDKVTQKMTRDGAVAENLTTGETSSISERPQEENYSAPAGVAAEKVVQHIGAEIERHAAKGAEKKALDATQPKTHSSRLQFSEAERATPELQKAIKKSDKAADCLDAARAAIPKQTKIKKERVFDEAKGKAKTRLSFEKTDKPPNGKLRHNPLSRPAQELNSTVHGKIYEVEKENVGVESGHRVELAGEKAGGMAARAVKGGIRRHKLKPYRAAAAAEKQAVKANADFLYQKALHDNPALAHSNPISRFWQKQRIKKQYAKTLKAGGKAKKTAEATAKAAKKTAQETKRATFFVVRHWKGCLIVGGIAFIVLLLFGGLSSCSLFGGNSGSGLIASSYLSEDADITGAESAYAAMEAELQDMLDNIESEYPGYDEYRVNADEIEHDPYVLISILSAWHEGVFTLDEVQSTLEMLFEKQYILTVEEEVQVRYRTETRTDSEGNPYTVEVPYNYYILHVDLENFNLSHVPVYIMGEEQLSMYAMYMSSLGNRPDLFPQSGYVSKYYENPPADYEVPAALLGSDEKFARLMEEADKYVGFPYVWGGSTPETSFDCSGFVSYVLTNSGLYNTGRLGAQGLYNISTPVSNPQPGDLVFFTGTYDTPGVSHVGIYVGEDGDGSPVMLHCGDPIQYSKLDTSYWQSHFYAYGRLNYN; this comes from the coding sequence TTGAGCAAGGAACTGAAAGCCCCCGACAAGGTAACGCAAAAAATGACCCGCGACGGTGCGGTTGCGGAAAACCTCACGACGGGCGAAACGTCCAGTATCAGCGAAAGGCCGCAGGAAGAAAACTATTCAGCCCCCGCAGGGGTGGCAGCGGAAAAGGTTGTGCAGCATATCGGCGCAGAGATTGAGCGACACGCAGCAAAAGGCGCGGAGAAAAAAGCCCTTGACGCGACGCAGCCTAAAACCCATTCTTCCCGCTTGCAGTTTTCCGAAGCGGAACGGGCAACGCCGGAACTTCAAAAAGCGATCAAGAAATCGGATAAGGCGGCAGACTGTTTAGACGCAGCGCGGGCGGCTATCCCCAAGCAGACCAAAATCAAGAAAGAGCGCGTTTTTGACGAAGCGAAAGGCAAGGCAAAGACGCGCCTTTCCTTTGAAAAGACGGATAAGCCCCCAAACGGCAAGTTGCGGCATAACCCCTTATCCCGTCCGGCACAGGAGTTAAACAGTACCGTACATGGGAAAATCTACGAGGTAGAGAAAGAAAACGTCGGTGTGGAAAGCGGGCACCGGGTAGAACTTGCCGGAGAGAAAGCGGGCGGCATGGCGGCGCGGGCAGTTAAGGGCGGCATACGCCGCCATAAGCTGAAACCCTACCGGGCAGCGGCGGCAGCGGAAAAACAAGCGGTAAAGGCAAACGCAGATTTTCTCTATCAAAAGGCGTTGCACGATAACCCCGCGCTTGCGCACTCCAACCCCATTTCCCGTTTTTGGCAGAAGCAGCGCATTAAAAAGCAGTATGCAAAAACGCTGAAAGCGGGCGGCAAAGCGAAAAAAACCGCTGAAGCCACCGCAAAGGCGGCGAAGAAAACCGCGCAGGAAACCAAACGGGCGACGTTCTTTGTTGTCCGGCATTGGAAAGGCTGCTTGATTGTGGGCGGGATTGCCTTTATCGTGCTGCTGCTTTTCGGCGGGCTGTCCTCTTGCTCCCTCTTTGGCGGCAACAGCGGCAGCGGCTTGATTGCGTCGTCCTATCTCTCCGAGGACGCGGATATAACGGGCGCGGAAAGCGCGTATGCCGCTATGGAAGCCGAGTTACAAGATATGCTGGACAATATCGAAAGCGAATACCCCGGCTATGACGAATACCGGGTAAACGCGGACGAGATCGAGCATGACCCCTATGTGCTAATTTCTATCCTTTCCGCGTGGCATGAGGGCGTGTTTACACTCGATGAAGTGCAAAGCACCCTTGAAATGCTCTTTGAGAAACAGTATATCTTGACGGTCGAGGAAGAAGTACAGGTACGCTACCGCACCGAAACAAGGACGGACAGCGAGGGCAACCCCTATACGGTTGAAGTCCCCTATAACTATTACATTCTTCATGTGGATTTGGAAAACTTCAACCTCTCCCATGTCCCCGTTTACATCATGGGCGAAGAACAGCTATCCATGTACGCTATGTATATGTCGTCGCTGGGAAACAGACCCGACCTTTTCCCGCAATCCGGCTATGTGTCTAAATACTATGAAAACCCGCCCGCCGATTATGAAGTACCCGCCGCGCTGCTGGGTTCCGATGAAAAGTTTGCGCGGCTCATGGAGGAAGCAGATAAATACGTCGGTTTTCCCTATGTGTGGGGCGGCAGCACCCCGGAAACCTCTTTTGATTGCAGCGGCTTTGTGAGTTATGTGTTGACGAACAGCGGCCTATACAATACGGGCAGACTTGGGGCGCAAGGGCTTTACAACATCTCAACCCCTGTTTCTAACCCGCAGCCGGGGGATTTGGTGTTCTTTACGGGTACATACGACACCCCCGGCGTTTCCCATGTGGGGATTTATGTGGGCGAGGACGGGGACGGAAGCCCCGTCATGCTGCATTGTGGCGACCCTATCCAGTATTCAAAGCTGGACACCAGCTATTGGCAATCCCACTTTTACGCCTACGGGCGGTTAAATTACAATTAA